Proteins encoded in a region of the Gammaproteobacteria bacterium genome:
- a CDS encoding IS110 family transposase — protein sequence MKTVAVIGIDLAKNVFQVHGADRNEQCIFRKKLSRNKVLGFFSNMPGCIIGLEACSSAHYWARELEKLGHEVRLMPPQYVKPYVKTNKNDVADAEAICEAVIRPNMRFVGIKTEEQQALLLVHRDREGAVKERTSLINRIRATLGEFGVSIPVGPQRMKHWFNESYGEVEARLPQLLTRHVYRMRTRLSYLEAHIAELDKEINQISSENEDCIRLEEVPGIGRLTASALVGVLPRFYGHFKEASE from the coding sequence ATGAAAACAGTAGCAGTAATCGGAATCGATTTAGCTAAGAATGTGTTTCAAGTACACGGTGCAGATCGGAATGAACAATGCATCTTCCGAAAGAAGTTATCTCGGAACAAGGTCTTGGGATTTTTCTCAAATATGCCTGGGTGCATTATAGGATTAGAAGCTTGTAGCAGTGCTCACTATTGGGCACGCGAGCTTGAAAAGCTAGGGCACGAAGTACGATTGATGCCGCCCCAATACGTAAAGCCCTACGTAAAAACAAATAAGAATGACGTGGCAGATGCTGAGGCCATATGCGAAGCAGTCATTAGGCCAAATATGCGATTTGTTGGGATAAAGACCGAGGAACAACAAGCGCTGTTGTTGGTTCATCGAGACCGAGAAGGCGCAGTAAAAGAAAGAACCTCTCTGATTAACCGGATACGGGCTACATTAGGGGAGTTTGGAGTTTCAATACCAGTTGGCCCACAGCGGATGAAACACTGGTTTAACGAAAGTTATGGCGAAGTAGAAGCGCGATTACCACAGTTATTGACACGCCATGTATATCGAATGAGAACAAGGCTTTCATATTTGGAGGCGCATATTGCAGAGCTGGACAAAGAGATAAACCAGATAAGCTCAGAGAATGAAGATTGTATTCGTTTAGAGGAAGTGCCTGGCATTGGTCGGTTAACGGCGTCAGCGCTGGTGGGGGTTCTACCCCGATTTTACGGACACTTCAAAGAAGCCTCAGAATAG